A region of Triplophysa dalaica isolate WHDGS20190420 chromosome 20, ASM1584641v1, whole genome shotgun sequence DNA encodes the following proteins:
- the camkvl gene encoding caM kinase-like vesicle-associated, like, producing the protein MPFGCLALRDGRTYNSLSDITDKYEIGQVLKAKEFCELCLVKERQTEKVYVCKKFLKKDGRKVRKAAKNEIMILKMVKHPNILQLIDAFETRKEFFIIQELATGGDVFDWILDQGNYTERDAANVIRQVLEAVAYLHSLNIVHRNLKLENLMYYRESNHNKVVLRDFYLSRFENGSITEPCGTPEYLAPEVVARHRYGRPVDCWAVGVIMFILLSGNPPFYDETEEENTDMHNRIIFCRIVGGEFEFDSPYWDDISPAAKELVCRLMDVDQMLRISAQNALSHEWIAGNGASEKNLKEGVCAQFEKNFAKAKWRKAIRVTTFMQRLRASELGSSDGAVEGRCERVRAEGLDGKGPQTDSAVNMSHEVTVESRPGENQEEKSGHRKAEKETSELAEPLAKSNSSLKQGEEQKKDEKKESTEGTHEKDVVAGQEKASVEVSQKSAPTESMKTSSRENNVEKKSSSFTETPKPRKMAANLSMDHCLCSDAKTETVSTRKEQSVKKEKKTEAVPDVQPSSWCQTQLPEAVAERPVEVGAVGEVKPKSKDGKKAKTDKGSQSVKNIQCSYEGFGSTSLGRDKKAFMQDVQEIHGASRYGNPYCPAYSVSGGAVYGGLEPGGGASADWQMDSVIEQIEKQMAAVLEKIEGEMPSLLEQISDHPETLPRAKSASSSPSPRPRTQHHSTPPPLPTTPRPTMPSLPHLTIPPPAYPPPSPPSQVQGHSHPTADEDNSDGQRDTMRSGQSPKGSV; encoded by the exons ATGCCATTTGGGTGCCTTGCTCTGCGGGATGGGCGGACGTACAACAGCCTGTCTGACATCACCGACAAATACGAGATTGGACAGGTCCTCAAGGC GAAAGAATTTTGCGAGCTGTGTCTAGTAAAGGAACGGCAGACGGAGAAGGTCTACGTGTGCAAGAAATTCCTCAAGAAGGATGGCAGAAAAGTGCGCAAGGCTGCCAAGAACGAGATCATGATCTTGAAAAT ggTCAAACATCCAAACATTCTCCAGCTGATTGATGCATTTGAGACCAGGAAAGAGTTCTTCATCATACAAGAGCT GGCCACAGGTGGAGATGTGTTTGATTGGATATTAGATCAGGGGAactacacagagagagatgcgGCCAATGTAATCCGTCAAGTCTTGGAAGCTGTGGCCTATCTTCACTCCCTCAACATAGTCCACAGAAACCTAAAG CTGGAGAACCTTATGTACTATAGAGAGAGTAACCACAACAAAGTTGTGTTGCGGGATTTCTACCTGTCCAGGTTTGAGAACGGTTCGATCACAGAGCCGTGTGGGACACCTGAGTACCTTG CCCCTGAAGTGGTGGCTCGTCATCGGTATGGAAGGCCGGTGGATTGTTGGGCTGTGGGGGTCATTATGTTCATACT GTTGTCTGGAAACCCCCCCTTCTATGATGAAACAGAGGAGGagaacacagacatgcacaacAGGATCATCTTCTGCCGTATTGTTGGAGGAGAATTTGAATTTGATTCGCCGTATTGGGACGACATTTCACCCGCTG CAAAAGAGCTGGTGTGCAGATTGATGGACGTCGACCAGATGCTGAGAATTAGTGCCCAAAATGCGTTATCGCATGAATG GATCGCTGGAAATGGGGCTTCGGAAAAGAATTTGAAGGAAGGCGTTTGTGCTCAATTTGAGAAAAACTTTGCAAAGGCCAAGTGGAGG AAAGCAATTCGTGTGACTACATTTATGCAGCGTCTCAGAGCTTCAGAATTAGGATCATCTGATGGAGCTGTAGAGGGCCGCTGTGAACGGGTCAGAGCAGAAGGGTTGGACGGTAAGGGACCACAAACTGACTCGGCAGTGAACATGTCACATGAGGTGACCGTTGAAAGCAGACCCGGGGAGAATCAAGAAGAGAAATCAGGACACAGAAAAGCAGAGAAGGAGACTTCAGAACTTGCAGAGCCACTTGCCAAATCAAACAGCTCTTTAAAACAAGGAGAGGAGCAGAAGAAAGATGAAAAGAAAGAGTCTACGGAAGGAACTCACGAAAAGGACGTTGTTGCAGGCCAGGAGAAGGCATCAGTAGAAGTGAGCCAGAAATCAGCACCTACCGAGTCCATGAAAACCTCAAGCAGAGAGAACAATGTTGAGAAGAAATCGTCATCTTTCACTGAGACGCCAAAACCGCGTAAAATGGCTGCCAATCTCTCGATGGATCATTGCTTATGTTCTGATGCGAAAACTGAGACGGTATCAACCAGAAAGGAACAGTCTGTTAAAAAAGAGAAGAAGACAGAAGCGGTGCCGGATGTACAACCGAGCAGCTGGTGTCAAACACAACTTCCAGAGGCAGTAGCAGAGAGGCCAGTAGAAGTTGGGGCTGTCGGAGAGGTTAAGCCCAAGAGCAAGGATggaaagaaagcaaaaacagaCAAGGGAAGCCAGTCAGTGAAAAACATCCAGTGTTCATACGAAGGATTCGGGTCAACAAGCCTCGGCCGTGACAAAAAAGCATTCATGCAAGATGTACAAGAGATCCACGGTGCGTCTAGATATGGGAATCCATACTGTCCTGCCTATTCTGTTAGCGGCGGGGCTGTGTACGGTGGTCTCGAACCAGGGGGAGGAGCCAGTGCTGATTGGCAAATGGACAGCGTAATTGAACAAATAGAAAAGCAAATGGCTGCCGTGTTGGAGAAGATTGAGGGAGAAATGCCTTCATTGCTAGAGCAGATCAGCGATCATCCCGAGACCCTGCCGAGAGCCAAGAGCGCCAGTTCTTCACCTTCACCACGACCTCGAACACAACATCATTCGACCCCTCCGCCTCTTCCTACCACACCACGTCCAACGATGCCCTCTCTGCCACATCTAACTATCCCCCCTCCTGCTTACCCACCACCCTCTCCACCCAGTCAAGTCCAGGGTCACAGCCATCCAACCGCTGATGAAGATAACAGTGATGGCCAAAGGGATACAATGCGGTCTGGCCAGTCACCAAAAGGAAGTGTGTGA